A portion of the Bifidobacterium sp. ESL0800 genome contains these proteins:
- the hrcA gene encoding heat-inducible transcriptional repressor HrcA, giving the protein MTQSRRMLVLRAVVEDYIRSQEPVGSTALTRAHNLGVSSATIRNDMSALEEEGYLIQPHTSAGRIPTERGYRYFVDRLASVVPLSQAQRRGITTFLSGSVSLSDTLQRAARLLANITGQVAVVSSPALSKSKLRHIEIVPLNAATMLTVIITDSGSVAQHTFTLRQLPDAIALNRFSGLVNAQCMDMPLVQAARRIRTIIKAPEYGSVRPLGESLAKTVESMAHDEGTGQMYMAGTSQLAHKQSRADLAPLFDALEEQVVLMHLMSDLSEESEVGVAIGSETRTPGLIHASVVSSGYGRSETDEVSDADNDSDGEEGKESVSRPVAFVGSIGPTHMDYETTITAVRAVARYLTDLIASDETA; this is encoded by the coding sequence ATGACACAGTCGAGACGCATGCTGGTGCTGAGGGCCGTGGTCGAGGATTACATCCGTTCGCAGGAGCCGGTCGGGTCGACGGCTTTGACGCGGGCGCACAACCTGGGGGTAAGCTCTGCGACCATACGAAACGACATGTCGGCTTTGGAAGAAGAAGGATATCTGATTCAGCCCCATACCTCGGCCGGACGCATCCCCACCGAACGTGGTTACCGTTATTTTGTCGATCGGCTCGCTTCGGTTGTCCCGCTCTCGCAAGCGCAACGACGTGGAATCACCACGTTTCTTTCCGGTTCGGTAAGCCTGTCGGACACGTTGCAGAGAGCTGCACGTCTCCTGGCCAATATCACCGGGCAGGTCGCGGTGGTCTCGTCTCCGGCGCTGTCGAAATCAAAGCTGCGACATATAGAGATCGTCCCGTTGAACGCCGCCACCATGCTTACCGTCATCATCACGGATTCAGGTTCGGTGGCTCAGCATACCTTTACCTTGAGGCAGTTGCCTGACGCCATCGCGTTGAACAGGTTTTCCGGGCTCGTCAATGCGCAATGCATGGATATGCCGCTGGTGCAGGCCGCGCGTCGTATCCGCACTATCATCAAAGCGCCTGAATACGGTTCAGTACGTCCGCTGGGGGAGAGCCTTGCCAAAACCGTCGAATCCATGGCTCACGACGAAGGCACCGGGCAGATGTATATGGCCGGGACTTCGCAGCTCGCCCACAAACAATCGCGCGCCGACCTTGCGCCGTTGTTCGACGCGTTGGAAGAACAGGTCGTTCTCATGCATCTGATGAGTGATCTCAGTGAGGAAAGCGAGGTCGGTGTGGCCATCGGCTCCGAGACCAGGACGCCCGGGCTTATTCACGCCTCTGTGGTTTCTTCCGGCTACGGCCGTAGCGAGACGGACGAGGTGTCGGACGCCGATAACGATTCTGACGGGGAAGAAGGTAAGGAATCGGTTTCGCGTCCCGTGGCGTTTGTCGGTTCCATCGGTCCCACGCATATGGATTACGAGACGACGATCACGGCGGTGCGGGCCGTGGCCAGATACCTCACGGATCTGATAGCCAGCGATGAGACGGCTTAG
- a CDS encoding fructosamine kinase family protein → MAKYRKSRAFAPKGFFECEGKGLKWLGEAQSQGGPRVVDVYGWGDGWLDIERVNSCSPTPKAAHDFGAALAHMHDAGADYFGSAPAGYDGTCYFGPLQDPVPMDTGKWTNPVDYLGEGRLLPMVRLGVKRGELNDNDLEMTQEVIDVLPDLLGPAAQDKPARVHGDLWSGNVMWTDDSGQSEAVLIDPAAHGGHREEDLAMLNLFGMPYLDEILDGYESAHPLKKGFPDRITIWQLYPIAGHCVFFGGGYVSEYRAMCRSLLS, encoded by the coding sequence ATGGCAAAATACCGTAAAAGCAGGGCGTTCGCGCCAAAGGGATTCTTCGAGTGCGAAGGCAAAGGTCTCAAATGGCTGGGCGAGGCCCAATCACAGGGCGGACCGCGTGTGGTCGACGTCTATGGATGGGGAGACGGATGGCTCGACATCGAGCGGGTGAACTCCTGCTCTCCCACCCCCAAGGCGGCCCATGACTTCGGGGCCGCTCTTGCACATATGCACGACGCAGGCGCCGACTATTTCGGTTCCGCACCGGCCGGTTATGACGGAACATGCTATTTCGGCCCGCTGCAGGATCCGGTACCGATGGATACCGGCAAATGGACGAACCCCGTTGACTACTTGGGTGAGGGACGTCTGCTGCCCATGGTCAGACTCGGGGTCAAACGCGGTGAACTGAACGACAACGATCTGGAAATGACGCAGGAAGTCATCGATGTGCTGCCCGATCTGCTCGGGCCTGCCGCGCAAGACAAACCGGCACGGGTGCATGGCGATCTGTGGAGCGGCAATGTGATGTGGACCGACGATTCCGGGCAGAGCGAAGCCGTTCTGATCGATCCGGCCGCGCACGGCGGTCATCGAGAAGAGGATCTCGCGATGCTCAATCTTTTCGGCATGCCCTATTTGGACGAAATTCTCGACGGCTACGAATCAGCGCATCCCCTCAAAAAAGGGTTCCCCGATAGAATCACCATCTGGCAGCTCTACCCGATCGCCGGGCACTGCGTCTTCTTCGGTGGCGGCTATGTCAGCGAATACCGTGCCATGTGCCGTTCGCTGCTGTCCTGA
- the dnaJ gene encoding molecular chaperone DnaJ gives MAETDYYEVLGVERGASDEEIKKAYRKMSRKYHPDIAGPQYEDKFKEVNNAYDVLSDPDKRRMYDSGIDPNDPNAGSGFASAGFGDMGDIFGQFFGNAFGGGGQGPIPRTQPGRDALSSTSIDLKTAVFGGTAHVKINTFGLCQKCGGKGTANGENPVTCPDCRGQGVRQQVRRTMLGQMMTTVQCERCEGHGTIIEHPCPTCQGHGRIRTTREVGVTVPAGIEDNTRLRLANQGEVGEGGGAAGDLYIDIRIKPDKQFTREGDDLHCWIQIPMSWAVLGHDLDIDTFDGKQTISIPEGCQPEETVSIRGIGVAKMRKPEERGDLVAHVSVHIPTKLSDGERDLIEQFAKSHDANAVKVNQSSRPAANRKGFFDKLKDALH, from the coding sequence GTGGCAGAAACAGACTATTACGAAGTATTGGGCGTAGAGCGCGGCGCAAGCGACGAGGAAATCAAGAAGGCTTACCGCAAGATGAGCCGCAAATACCATCCAGATATCGCGGGTCCTCAGTATGAGGACAAATTCAAGGAAGTCAACAACGCCTACGATGTGCTGAGCGACCCAGACAAACGTCGCATGTACGATTCCGGTATTGATCCCAACGACCCGAATGCGGGTTCAGGCTTCGCTTCCGCAGGTTTCGGCGATATGGGCGACATCTTCGGCCAGTTCTTCGGCAACGCCTTCGGTGGCGGCGGGCAAGGTCCGATTCCGCGTACCCAGCCTGGGCGTGACGCGCTTTCCAGCACTTCCATCGATCTCAAGACAGCGGTGTTCGGCGGAACCGCGCATGTGAAGATCAATACGTTCGGCCTGTGCCAGAAATGCGGCGGCAAAGGTACGGCAAACGGTGAAAACCCGGTAACCTGCCCGGATTGTCGAGGTCAGGGCGTGCGCCAGCAAGTCCGGCGGACCATGCTTGGCCAGATGATGACGACGGTGCAATGCGAGCGTTGCGAAGGCCACGGCACCATCATCGAACATCCCTGCCCGACCTGCCAGGGCCATGGCCGTATCCGTACTACGCGTGAGGTCGGTGTCACCGTTCCGGCCGGGATCGAAGACAATACCCGCCTGCGCCTTGCCAATCAGGGCGAGGTCGGCGAAGGCGGCGGCGCTGCGGGAGACCTCTATATCGATATCCGTATCAAGCCGGACAAGCAGTTCACGCGTGAAGGCGACGATCTGCATTGTTGGATACAGATTCCGATGAGTTGGGCCGTGCTCGGTCACGACCTCGATATCGATACGTTTGACGGCAAGCAGACCATCAGCATTCCGGAGGGCTGCCAGCCAGAGGAAACCGTTTCCATCAGGGGAATCGGCGTGGCGAAGATGCGCAAGCCCGAAGAACGCGGTGACCTGGTAGCTCATGTGAGCGTCCATATTCCCACCAAGCTCAGTGACGGCGAACGCGACCTCATCGAGCAATTCGCGAAAAGCCACGACGCAAACGCCGTCAAGGTGAATCAAAGCTCACGGCCGGCGGCAAACAGAAAGGGCTTCTTCGATAAGCTCAAAGACGCCCTTCACTGA
- the tpiA gene encoding triose-phosphate isomerase, with protein sequence MSSARIPLVAGNWKMNFDHLEATYFVQKLAWLLRDAHFDYKRVEVALMPTFTSIRSVQVLVEADKLKINYGAQTVSVTNQGAFTGDVNADMLAQLGCKYVIVGHSERRKYHPEDDANIVDQVRAVLTAGMQPILCVGESMEERRKGIELDFAVGQVHDVTRDLSDEEAAKLIIAYEPVWAIGTGLVATPASAQDAAKAIRSNLHETFGSKVSDVVRILYGGSVNSKNAVELISQPDVDGFLIGGASLDADELSKICRLTLKTVTSSR encoded by the coding sequence ATGTCCTCTGCACGTATTCCATTGGTGGCTGGCAATTGGAAGATGAATTTCGATCATCTCGAAGCCACGTATTTCGTGCAAAAACTTGCGTGGCTCCTGCGCGACGCCCATTTCGACTACAAGCGCGTGGAAGTCGCGTTGATGCCGACGTTCACCTCGATCCGCAGCGTACAGGTCCTGGTCGAGGCCGACAAGCTCAAGATCAACTATGGCGCGCAGACCGTTTCGGTGACCAACCAAGGGGCGTTCACCGGCGACGTCAACGCCGACATGCTGGCCCAGCTCGGCTGCAAATACGTCATCGTCGGTCATTCCGAACGGCGTAAGTACCATCCGGAGGACGATGCCAATATCGTCGACCAGGTACGAGCGGTATTGACTGCCGGCATGCAGCCGATCCTGTGCGTGGGGGAGAGCATGGAGGAGCGTCGCAAGGGCATCGAGCTCGATTTCGCGGTCGGACAGGTCCACGACGTCACCCGCGATCTTTCCGACGAGGAAGCCGCCAAGCTGATTATCGCCTACGAACCCGTCTGGGCCATCGGCACCGGGCTGGTGGCGACTCCGGCCAGCGCCCAGGACGCAGCCAAGGCCATCCGCAGCAACCTTCACGAGACGTTCGGCTCCAAGGTCTCGGACGTTGTGCGTATCCTTTACGGCGGCTCGGTGAATTCGAAGAACGCCGTCGAGCTGATCAGCCAGCCCGATGTCGACGGATTCCTCATCGGAGGCGCTTCGCTCGATGCGGACGAGCTTTCGAAGATCTGCCGCCTCACGTTGAAAACCGTGACGTCTTCCCGTTGA
- a CDS encoding alpha/beta hydrolase, with product MAVQPEAYTVVKGEGLPIVIAHGMGVDHRSLMMLDDAFAEGTQRIYMDLPGYGRTSALPGIGGLPELADWFFDTVDELVGDNKRFALLGNSMGGALVRDTLSREPKRVAGMALIAPVVDPVMSHRRLAKHVVADANPQLTQSLPQDKVIDFVTMGVNQSFDAWRRYQRYILPGTKLCDRDANAKLGQRYWLDGDPEQRMGTYHGPTLIVTGQQDQIVGNEDQKALLPHYPNAVYKIIDPAGHNIHVDNPEAVKSLLAEWSKKLLKS from the coding sequence ATGGCTGTGCAGCCTGAAGCGTATACGGTTGTCAAAGGGGAAGGGCTGCCCATCGTCATCGCCCATGGCATGGGTGTCGACCATCGTTCGCTGATGATGCTCGATGACGCGTTTGCCGAAGGGACACAACGTATCTATATGGATCTGCCGGGCTATGGCCGGACGTCTGCATTGCCGGGAATTGGCGGATTACCGGAGCTTGCGGACTGGTTCTTCGATACCGTCGACGAATTGGTCGGTGATAATAAACGTTTTGCTCTTCTTGGTAATTCCATGGGCGGAGCGCTGGTACGTGACACTCTTTCCCGAGAGCCCAAACGCGTGGCCGGTATGGCTCTAATCGCTCCCGTAGTCGACCCGGTGATGTCGCATCGTCGTTTGGCCAAGCACGTCGTTGCTGACGCGAACCCGCAGCTGACCCAGAGCCTGCCACAAGACAAGGTCATCGATTTCGTCACCATGGGCGTTAACCAGTCTTTCGACGCCTGGCGTCGCTACCAGCGCTATATCCTCCCCGGAACCAAACTCTGTGATCGTGATGCCAACGCCAAACTGGGGCAGCGTTATTGGCTCGATGGAGACCCCGAGCAACGTATGGGTACCTACCATGGTCCCACGCTCATAGTGACCGGCCAACAGGACCAGATTGTCGGCAACGAAGACCAAAAGGCCCTGCTCCCGCATTATCCGAACGCCGTCTACAAAATCATCGATCCCGCCGGTCACAACATCCACGTCGACAACCCCGAAGCCGTAAAGTCACTCCTCGCTGAGTGGTCTAAGAAGCTATTGAAGAGCTAA
- the secG gene encoding preprotein translocase subunit SecG, producing the protein MAIVKLVLQIILVVFSVLLTLLILMHKGKGGGLSDMFGGGLTQNAGTSGVAEKNLNRWTIIIALLWVAIIIALGLMTKFNLIK; encoded by the coding sequence ATGGCAATCGTCAAGCTGGTTCTGCAAATTATCCTTGTTGTCTTCAGCGTGCTGCTGACGCTGCTGATTCTCATGCACAAGGGCAAGGGAGGCGGCCTCTCCGATATGTTCGGCGGTGGTCTGACCCAGAACGCAGGTACTTCCGGTGTCGCAGAAAAGAACCTGAACCGTTGGACGATTATCATTGCCCTGCTCTGGGTAGCGATCATCATCGCTTTGGGTCTGATGACCAAGTTCAACCTGATCAAGTGA
- the tal gene encoding transaldolase, which produces MTEATQRTSDSGVSIWLDDLDRTRITSGNLQELIKDKNVVGVTTNPSIFQKALAQVGPYDEQLKELGRINVEDAVRELTTTDVRNATDIFREVAEKTDYVDGRVSIEVDPRLAHDTENTEKQAELLWKMVDRPNALIKIPATLEGLPAITATLAKGISVNVTLIFSLERYEQVIDAYISGLEQAAKNGHDLKHMASVASFFVSRVDTAVDKLLEANGSDEAKALEGKAAVANARLAYKLYEEKFASDPRWPALEAKGAKKQRPLWASTGTKNAAYSDCKYVDELVAPDVVNTMPEKTLNALADHGDGKPSIAGTYEESQAIMDKLAALGINIKDVTDQLEADGVSKFIASWDSVLSDTQAGIDRVNG; this is translated from the coding sequence ATGACAGAAGCAACGCAGCGCACCAGCGATTCCGGTGTCTCGATCTGGCTCGATGACCTTGATCGTACGCGTATCACCTCCGGCAACCTGCAGGAGCTCATCAAGGACAAGAACGTCGTTGGCGTGACCACCAACCCGTCCATCTTCCAGAAGGCTCTGGCCCAGGTCGGCCCGTACGACGAACAGCTCAAGGAACTCGGCCGCATCAATGTCGAGGACGCCGTTCGCGAACTGACCACCACCGATGTGCGCAACGCCACCGATATCTTCCGTGAAGTCGCCGAGAAGACCGATTACGTCGACGGCCGCGTGTCCATCGAGGTCGATCCCCGTCTGGCCCACGACACCGAGAACACCGAGAAGCAGGCTGAGCTGCTCTGGAAGATGGTTGATCGTCCGAACGCGCTCATCAAGATCCCGGCAACCCTTGAAGGCCTGCCGGCCATCACCGCCACGCTCGCCAAGGGCATCTCCGTCAACGTGACGCTGATCTTCTCGCTCGAGCGCTATGAGCAGGTCATCGACGCCTACATCTCCGGTCTCGAGCAGGCCGCGAAGAACGGCCACGATCTGAAGCACATGGCTTCGGTCGCCTCCTTCTTCGTCTCCCGCGTCGACACCGCCGTGGATAAGCTGCTCGAAGCCAACGGCTCCGACGAAGCGAAGGCTCTGGAAGGCAAGGCCGCTGTGGCCAACGCCCGCCTTGCCTACAAGCTCTATGAGGAGAAGTTCGCTTCCGATCCTCGCTGGCCCGCACTCGAGGCCAAGGGCGCCAAGAAGCAGCGTCCGCTGTGGGCTTCCACCGGCACCAAGAACGCCGCCTATTCCGACTGCAAGTATGTCGACGAACTCGTCGCTCCTGACGTCGTCAACACGATGCCTGAAAAGACGCTGAACGCCCTCGCCGATCACGGTGATGGCAAGCCCAGCATCGCCGGCACCTATGAGGAGAGCCAGGCCATCATGGACAAGCTCGCCGCACTCGGCATCAACATCAAGGACGTCACCGACCAGCTCGAAGCCGACGGCGTCTCGAAGTTCATCGCCTCCTGGGATTCCGTGCTTTCCGACACGCAGGCCGGTATCGACCGCGTCAACGGCTGA
- the tkt gene encoding transketolase, translating into MTDFTWSDLDERAVKMAKVLSADAVERAGSGHPGSPISLAPIAYTLYQHYIKHDPNDPHWDGRDRFILSGGHASLTQYVQLYFAGYGLTLDDLKYFRGGADTRTPGHPEVGLTPGLEMTTGPLGQGLASAVGFAYGQRFERGLLDPNAPAGTSPFDHKVWVICGEGDVEEGVSSEASSLAGNERLGNLTVIFDANHIQIEGDTKLTFSEDILKRYEAYGWYTDEVSFVQPDGSYKEDTEALAAALDKAEKVTDRPKFIKVDTLMAWPTPGKTNDESAHGSKLGAEAVAGLKKVLGFDPSVDFPVDEEALAHARKVADRGLEAHKEWNEKLAAWRKANPEQSKLYDRIKAHKLPEGFDEAIDELEKSFAAGDQAATRKSSGQVLNAIAKVMPELWGGSADLAGSNKTDIDGAETFGPEADETRTWPKANKYGRQLHFGVREFAMGAITNGILLGSDTRPYGGTFFQFSDYERPAVRLAALMKLPNLYIWTHDSVALGEDGPTHQPIEHLAAFRAMPDMEVVRPADEFETAEAYRYFFEKKNTLPTAMILTRQGVPTLAETAEKAHDGVRKGAYVLVDTDGEPDVIIMATGSEVQWAVEGAKTLAAKGVKARVVSFPCMEWFEEQDEDYKEAILPKSVRARVSIEAGIAMPWYKYLGSCGKPVSIERFGLQGDGAQNMIDLGITAEHVVEAAEASIEEARA; encoded by the coding sequence ATGACCGATTTCACTTGGTCGGATTTGGACGAGCGCGCCGTCAAGATGGCGAAGGTGCTCTCCGCGGATGCGGTTGAGCGGGCTGGCAGCGGCCACCCAGGCTCTCCCATTTCCCTGGCTCCGATTGCCTACACACTTTATCAGCATTACATCAAGCACGATCCCAACGACCCCCACTGGGACGGCCGCGATCGTTTCATTCTCTCCGGTGGCCACGCCTCGCTGACTCAGTATGTTCAGCTTTATTTCGCCGGCTACGGTCTGACGCTTGACGACCTCAAGTACTTCCGCGGCGGCGCCGACACGCGCACCCCGGGCCATCCTGAAGTCGGCCTGACCCCCGGCCTTGAAATGACCACCGGCCCGCTCGGCCAGGGTCTCGCTTCCGCCGTCGGCTTCGCCTATGGCCAGCGCTTCGAGCGTGGCCTGCTCGATCCGAACGCCCCCGCCGGCACCTCGCCCTTCGACCACAAGGTCTGGGTCATCTGCGGCGAAGGCGACGTCGAGGAAGGCGTTTCTTCGGAAGCCTCTTCCCTCGCCGGAAACGAACGTCTCGGCAACCTCACCGTGATCTTCGATGCCAACCACATCCAGATCGAAGGCGACACCAAGCTCACCTTCTCCGAAGACATCCTCAAGCGTTATGAGGCTTACGGCTGGTACACCGACGAAGTCAGCTTCGTCCAGCCCGACGGTTCCTACAAGGAAGACACCGAGGCCCTGGCCGCGGCGCTCGACAAGGCCGAGAAAGTCACCGATCGCCCGAAGTTCATCAAGGTCGACACCCTGATGGCCTGGCCGACCCCCGGCAAGACCAACGACGAATCTGCGCACGGCTCCAAGCTCGGCGCCGAAGCCGTCGCCGGCCTCAAGAAGGTTCTCGGCTTCGACCCGTCAGTGGACTTCCCCGTTGACGAAGAGGCTCTGGCCCACGCCCGTAAGGTCGCCGACCGCGGCCTCGAGGCTCACAAGGAGTGGAACGAGAAGCTCGCCGCTTGGCGCAAGGCCAACCCCGAGCAGTCCAAGCTCTATGACCGCATCAAGGCCCACAAGCTGCCCGAAGGCTTCGACGAGGCCATCGACGAGCTCGAGAAGAGCTTCGCCGCCGGCGATCAGGCCGCGACCCGCAAGTCCTCCGGCCAGGTTTTGAACGCCATCGCCAAGGTCATGCCGGAACTGTGGGGCGGCTCCGCCGATCTCGCGGGCTCCAACAAGACCGACATCGACGGCGCTGAGACCTTCGGCCCCGAAGCCGACGAGACCCGCACCTGGCCCAAGGCCAACAAGTACGGCCGTCAGCTGCACTTCGGCGTGCGCGAGTTCGCCATGGGCGCCATCACCAACGGCATCCTACTGGGCAGCGACACCCGTCCCTACGGCGGCACGTTCTTCCAGTTCTCCGACTATGAGCGTCCGGCGGTCCGTCTCGCCGCGCTGATGAAGCTGCCGAACCTCTACATCTGGACTCACGATTCCGTGGCTCTCGGCGAAGATGGCCCGACCCACCAGCCGATCGAGCACCTGGCCGCCTTCCGCGCCATGCCTGACATGGAAGTCGTCCGCCCTGCCGACGAGTTCGAGACCGCCGAGGCCTACCGCTACTTCTTCGAGAAGAAGAACACCCTGCCGACCGCGATGATCCTGACCCGTCAGGGTGTGCCGACGCTTGCCGAAACCGCCGAAAAGGCGCATGACGGCGTTCGCAAGGGCGCTTACGTCCTGGTCGACACCGACGGAGAACCCGATGTCATCATCATGGCCACCGGTTCAGAAGTCCAGTGGGCCGTCGAAGGCGCCAAGACCCTCGCAGCCAAGGGCGTGAAGGCCCGCGTGGTTTCCTTCCCGTGCATGGAATGGTTCGAGGAACAGGATGAGGATTATAAGGAAGCCATCCTTCCGAAGTCCGTTCGTGCCCGCGTCTCCATCGAGGCCGGCATTGCCATGCCTTGGTACAAGTACCTCGGCAGCTGCGGCAAGCCGGTTTCCATCGAGCGCTTCGGCCTTCAGGGCGACGGTGCGCAGAACATGATCGACCTCGGCATCACCGCCGAGCATGTGGTCGAAGCCGCCGAAGCCTCCATCGAAGAGGCTCGCGCCTGA
- a CDS encoding HAD hydrolase family protein, which translates to MNIDLSHGGKLLVVDLDLTVLCGDDYDGRWLSERSERAFDAARKAGNVVMVATARPPLTAFDLVHRIGASACAYHNGGVVDLDCAHSSVQEVADNSNVGNPNILRFGVSVARCVEICKSLLEQMPDLRMGIEYDDTRYMNFDLHEVWPNQQYTRTDFSDLREGMADKIMMFPTDLQKERLKSLLPKDMSLLISEDVLWLLMNPKATKLNAMREACRHFDISMNDTIAFGDDLIDIDMLQHAGCGVAVANAKPEVKAIANELCPSNNDDGVAQWIEAHL; encoded by the coding sequence ATGAATATTGACCTTTCGCATGGCGGCAAGCTGCTGGTGGTCGATTTGGACCTGACCGTGCTGTGCGGTGACGACTACGACGGGCGTTGGCTTTCCGAACGCAGCGAGCGGGCGTTCGACGCGGCACGCAAAGCCGGCAACGTGGTGATGGTGGCGACGGCCAGACCGCCGTTGACAGCGTTCGATCTCGTCCATCGGATCGGCGCCTCGGCGTGCGCCTATCACAACGGCGGCGTGGTCGACCTCGATTGCGCGCACTCGAGCGTGCAGGAAGTAGCCGACAACAGCAATGTCGGCAATCCGAACATCCTCCGTTTCGGAGTCTCTGTAGCCCGTTGCGTTGAGATCTGCAAGAGTCTGCTCGAGCAGATGCCCGATTTGCGGATGGGCATCGAATACGACGATACCCGTTATATGAACTTCGATCTGCATGAAGTCTGGCCGAATCAGCAGTATACACGCACTGATTTCAGCGATCTGCGCGAAGGCATGGCCGACAAGATCATGATGTTTCCCACGGATTTGCAGAAAGAGCGGCTGAAGTCCCTGCTACCCAAAGATATGTCGCTGCTTATTTCCGAGGATGTGCTCTGGCTGCTGATGAATCCCAAAGCCACGAAACTCAACGCGATGCGTGAAGCCTGTCGCCATTTTGATATTTCCATGAACGATACTATTGCCTTCGGCGACGACCTGATCGATATAGACATGCTGCAACATGCCGGTTGCGGTGTCGCTGTGGCCAACGCTAAACCCGAGGTCAAGGCTATCGCCAATGAGCTCTGCCCGTCGAACAACGACGACGGTGTGGCCCAATGGATTGAAGCACATCTATGA
- a CDS encoding phosphoglycerate kinase produces MRTLKDLGDLKGKKVLVRADFNVPLKGTTITDDGRIRAALPTIKELRADGAKVILMAHLGRPKGKVVPELSLAPVAKRLGELLGVDVTLANDTYGEDAQAKVAAMKDGDVVLLQNVRYNPEETSKDDAERAAYAKKIAALGEVFVSDGFGVVHRAQGSDYDVAADLPSAAGKLIEKEVKALSRATENPERPFTVVLGGSKVSDKLGVIENLLKKADRLLIGGGMAYTFLAAKGYEVGTSLLEKDQIETVKGYMDEAKKNGVELILPVDVVVNKGFPDGNTPVNPQTVDADKIPSDMMGLDIGPKTQKLFHDKIVDSKTVVWNGPAGVFEVEQFQAGTKAVAQGMVDATAKGAFTIVGGGDSASAVRNLGFPEDGFSHISTGGGASLEFLEGKTLPGLKVLE; encoded by the coding sequence ATGAGGACACTCAAGGATTTAGGGGACCTGAAAGGCAAGAAGGTTCTTGTTCGTGCTGATTTCAATGTGCCGCTGAAGGGCACCACGATCACCGACGACGGCCGTATTCGCGCCGCGCTGCCGACGATCAAGGAACTGCGTGCCGATGGTGCGAAGGTCATCCTGATGGCCCATCTCGGCCGTCCGAAGGGCAAGGTCGTCCCGGAGCTTTCGCTGGCACCGGTCGCCAAGCGCCTGGGCGAGCTGCTCGGCGTCGACGTGACGCTGGCCAACGATACGTATGGTGAAGATGCTCAGGCCAAGGTCGCCGCCATGAAGGACGGCGACGTCGTGCTGCTGCAGAACGTGCGTTACAACCCCGAAGAGACCAGCAAGGACGACGCCGAGCGCGCCGCGTATGCCAAGAAGATCGCCGCTTTGGGCGAGGTCTTCGTCTCCGACGGCTTCGGCGTCGTGCACCGCGCACAGGGCTCCGACTACGATGTGGCCGCCGATCTGCCGAGTGCAGCCGGCAAGCTCATCGAGAAGGAAGTCAAGGCCCTCTCCCGCGCCACCGAGAACCCGGAGCGTCCGTTCACCGTCGTGCTCGGCGGCTCGAAGGTCTCCGACAAGCTCGGCGTCATCGAAAACCTGCTGAAGAAGGCCGACCGCCTCCTGATCGGCGGCGGCATGGCCTACACGTTCCTCGCAGCCAAGGGCTACGAAGTCGGCACCTCGCTGCTGGAGAAGGACCAGATCGAGACCGTCAAGGGCTATATGGACGAGGCCAAGAAGAACGGCGTGGAGCTCATTCTCCCCGTCGATGTCGTGGTCAACAAGGGCTTCCCGGACGGCAATACTCCGGTCAACCCGCAGACCGTCGACGCCGACAAGATTCCGTCCGACATGATGGGCCTCGACATCGGCCCGAAGACCCAGAAGCTCTTCCACGACAAGATCGTCGACTCCAAGACGGTCGTGTGGAACGGCCCCGCAGGCGTGTTCGAGGTTGAGCAGTTCCAGGCCGGCACCAAGGCCGTTGCCCAGGGCATGGTCGATGCCACGGCCAAGGGCGCCTTCACCATCGTCGGCGGCGGCGACTCCGCCTCTGCGGTGCGCAACCTCGGCTTCCCGGAGGATGGCTTCTCGCACATCTCCACCGGCGGCGGCGCCTCCCTCGAGTTCCTCGAAGGCAAGACCCTGCCTGGCCTCAAGGTGCTTGAGTAA